One segment of Ureibacillus thermophilus DNA contains the following:
- a CDS encoding potassium transporter produces MMKLTSGKNSSTLLLIALVAALLFALYYYILLPKKEEAASLESSILSTRSEIESIQQQIEELNASKNAEHATLFELRKKVPATRNLDDIVLKIEETQYVTGTKILSIHFNNYDELVSSSQLESPNVPTEEGENGEDATTEAEDSEETPVSPIAKENLPSELKLITFEVRVESPDFNHLVNFIKEIEKIKRIMHIDAINFSLPGEESEFDEDSEDSITATVKVTTFYYEGEE; encoded by the coding sequence ATGATGAAGTTGACAAGTGGCAAAAATTCATCCACATTACTATTAATAGCCCTCGTAGCAGCTCTATTATTTGCTCTATACTATTACATTTTATTGCCGAAAAAAGAGGAAGCGGCATCACTTGAATCGTCCATCTTATCGACCCGCTCTGAAATCGAATCGATTCAACAACAAATTGAGGAATTGAATGCCAGTAAAAATGCAGAGCATGCGACTTTATTTGAATTGAGAAAAAAAGTTCCTGCTACAAGAAACTTGGATGATATCGTTTTAAAAATAGAAGAAACTCAATATGTTACGGGAACGAAAATTTTATCTATCCATTTTAACAACTATGATGAACTTGTATCGAGTTCGCAGTTGGAAAGCCCTAATGTTCCAACTGAAGAAGGAGAAAATGGGGAAGATGCAACTACAGAAGCTGAAGATTCGGAAGAAACTCCTGTATCCCCAATAGCAAAAGAGAATTTGCCATCGGAGTTGAAATTAATTACTTTTGAAGTCCGTGTAGAATCTCCAGACTTCAATCATTTAGTGAATTTTATTAAAGAAATTGAAAAAATTAAGCGCATTATGCACATTGACGCTATCAATTTTTCTTTACCGGGTGAAGAAAGTGAATTTGATGAGGATTCAGAAGATAGCATCACGGCAACTGTAAAAGTAACGACCTTTTATTATGAAGGAGAAGAGTAA
- a CDS encoding prepilin peptidase translates to MVMMYEIFFFLFGIALGSFYNVVGLRIPNHASIIAPPSHCPHCQRKLSAIDLIPVLSYILLRGKCRTCGAKISPIYIITELIAGLLFVWSYHQLGFSIELFVALFFFSLLLIIVVSDLQYMLIPDKVLLFFLPFLLIGRIASPLEPWWDALLGGVVGFAILFVIAVISKGGMGGGDIKLFFLIGLVLGTVKTLLTLFVASVIGMIIGIIVLKVRKQGRKTPVPFGPSIAIASCIVYFYGDSIIDWYWNLF, encoded by the coding sequence ATGGTAATGATGTATGAAATTTTTTTCTTCCTATTTGGAATTGCATTGGGATCATTTTATAACGTTGTGGGACTAAGAATTCCTAATCATGCGTCAATCATTGCACCACCGTCCCATTGTCCACATTGTCAAAGGAAACTTTCTGCCATTGATTTAATTCCTGTACTTTCATACATACTATTACGTGGAAAATGCCGAACGTGCGGTGCTAAAATTTCCCCCATTTACATCATAACAGAACTTATAGCAGGTTTGCTTTTTGTATGGAGTTATCACCAATTAGGATTTTCCATTGAATTGTTTGTTGCGTTATTCTTCTTTTCATTGCTGCTGATTATTGTCGTATCGGATCTTCAATATATGTTAATTCCGGATAAAGTGCTTCTTTTCTTTTTGCCATTCCTGCTTATCGGACGCATTGCTTCCCCCCTTGAGCCATGGTGGGATGCGCTGCTTGGTGGTGTTGTAGGCTTTGCCATTTTATTTGTAATTGCAGTGATTTCAAAAGGCGGCATGGGAGGCGGAGATATTAAGTTGTTTTTCTTGATTGGTTTGGTGCTGGGAACGGTGAAAACATTGCTTACATTGTTTGTAGCCAGCGTCATCGGCATGATCATTGGCATCATCGTATTAAAAGTTCGAAAGCAAGGCCGAAAAACACCGGTTCCCTTTGGTCCATCCATCGCCATCGCCAGCTGCATAGTTTATTTTTATGGAGATTCTATAATCGATTGGTATTGGAATTTATTTTGA
- a CDS encoding gamma-glutamyl-gamma-aminobutyrate hydrolase family protein, producing the protein MKPMIGVTLDWEKGVYQINETYIKAIIEAGGIPVCLPYVEEEDGDKIIQAIDGLLLTGGGDIHPFFFREEPKPKLGRVITKRDEREIQWTKLALQRNIPILGICRGLQILNVALGGTIYQDIYAEYKGELLLHTQTCQRNEASHFVTLQENSKLKQILKAAKIQVNSFHHQAINEVANDLEVVGTASDGIIEAVEHKTSPFCIGVQWHPEAFAIEGIEQSKTLFQAFIEACKNA; encoded by the coding sequence ATGAAACCAATGATTGGCGTCACATTGGATTGGGAAAAAGGGGTTTATCAAATAAATGAAACATATATCAAGGCAATCATAGAAGCTGGTGGGATTCCAGTATGTCTTCCATATGTTGAGGAGGAAGACGGAGATAAAATCATCCAAGCTATTGATGGTCTGCTTTTGACCGGTGGTGGAGATATTCATCCATTTTTCTTTCGGGAGGAGCCTAAGCCTAAATTAGGAAGAGTCATTACTAAGCGGGATGAGCGGGAAATTCAATGGACAAAATTGGCCCTTCAACGCAACATTCCAATCCTTGGCATTTGCCGCGGTTTGCAAATTTTAAATGTTGCGTTGGGCGGAACGATTTACCAAGATATATATGCTGAATATAAAGGTGAACTATTATTACATACGCAAACTTGCCAACGCAATGAAGCGTCCCATTTCGTTACCCTTCAGGAAAACAGCAAATTGAAGCAAATCTTAAAAGCGGCGAAAATTCAGGTAAACTCCTTCCATCACCAAGCCATCAATGAAGTGGCGAACGACTTGGAAGTTGTTGGAACAGCAAGCGATGGTATTATCGAAGCTGTTGAACATAAAACTTCACCGTTTTGCATTGGTGTACAATGGCATCCAGAAGCGTTTGCGATTGAAGGAATAGAACAATCAAAAACTTTATTTCAAGCCTTTATAGAGGCTTGCAAAAATGCATAA
- the lexA gene encoding transcriptional repressor LexA, with protein MEKLSKRQKDILEFIKKEVREKGYPPSVREIGEAVGLASSSTVHGHLTRLEQKGYIRRDPTKPRAIEILDGEDEPQKQPVVHVPLVGKVTAGNPITAIENIEEYFPLPATYGTSDDQLFMLEVMGDSMIEAGILDGDYVIVKQTATANNGDIVVAMTDENEATVKRFYKEKGYFRLQPENPSMDPIIVDNVTILGIVVGLYRKLP; from the coding sequence ATGGAAAAGCTGTCTAAAAGGCAAAAAGATATATTAGAATTTATTAAAAAGGAGGTTCGGGAAAAAGGGTATCCGCCATCCGTCCGCGAAATAGGTGAGGCAGTTGGGCTTGCCTCTAGCTCAACCGTACATGGTCACCTAACGCGCTTAGAACAAAAAGGCTATATTCGGAGAGACCCAACCAAACCGCGAGCAATTGAAATATTGGATGGCGAAGATGAACCTCAAAAACAACCTGTCGTGCATGTACCGTTGGTGGGTAAGGTCACTGCCGGCAATCCGATCACTGCCATTGAAAACATTGAAGAATATTTCCCATTGCCTGCTACATACGGAACGAGTGATGATCAGCTATTTATGTTGGAAGTAATGGGAGACTCTATGATTGAAGCGGGTATTTTAGATGGGGATTATGTCATTGTGAAACAAACGGCCACAGCGAACAATGGGGATATTGTGGTTGCAATGACTGATGAAAATGAAGCAACCGTGAAACGCTTTTATAAAGAAAAAGGCTATTTCCGCTTGCAGCCTGAAAATCCTTCTATGGATCCAATCATTGTAGATAATGTTACCATTTTAGGAATCGTAGTCGGTCTATATCGAAAATTGCCTTAA
- the yneA gene encoding cell division suppressor protein YneA, producing the protein MGLLQRKHYIKILFIVSLLIIAYIFITDEDFSYEQITIQEGDTLWTLADRYKGDMTKEQWIRLVTAENNLNGNHIIAGDTLIIPIPKNAIYIAVNEEEIQSIKVARNDYEK; encoded by the coding sequence ATGGGCTTGTTGCAAAGGAAGCATTATATAAAAATTTTATTTATTGTTTCTCTATTAATAATTGCTTATATTTTTATTACAGATGAAGACTTTTCCTACGAACAAATTACGATACAAGAAGGGGACACCCTTTGGACATTAGCCGATCGCTATAAGGGCGATATGACGAAAGAGCAATGGATACGTTTAGTAACAGCAGAAAACAATTTGAATGGTAATCATATCATTGCGGGGGATACATTAATCATACCCATTCCGAAAAATGCGATTTATATTGCAGTGAATGAAGAAGAAATTCAATCCATAAAGGTAGCGAGAAATGATTATGAAAAATAA
- a CDS encoding YneB family resolvase-like protein: MKNNKAVIYTRVSTEKAEQETSLERQKEELSRYAKSLGFQVVHIFEDCHSGYDVEREGLLEMLDYISEFKIPAVFVQDETRLGRGHARVAVLHLLKKYETEVYSLNDAGPLTLNEMDDMLLQILAIVEEYQRKIHNAKIKRGMRRAVENGYRPERNFKNKHRREGRERIEVPIEEIVKLRDKGLTFQEIASTLRGLGYDVSKATVHRRYIEYKERLED, encoded by the coding sequence ATGAAAAATAATAAAGCAGTGATTTACACAAGGGTCAGTACAGAAAAAGCAGAGCAGGAAACGTCCTTAGAACGGCAAAAAGAGGAGCTTTCCCGCTATGCCAAAAGTTTAGGATTTCAAGTAGTCCATATTTTTGAAGATTGCCACAGCGGTTATGATGTAGAGCGGGAAGGATTGCTCGAGATGTTGGATTATATTTCAGAATTTAAAATTCCAGCCGTCTTTGTGCAAGATGAAACCCGTTTAGGACGCGGACATGCCCGTGTTGCGGTGTTGCATTTATTAAAAAAATATGAAACTGAAGTATATTCTCTCAATGATGCAGGTCCTTTAACATTAAATGAAATGGATGATATGCTGTTACAAATCTTAGCAATTGTCGAAGAGTACCAGCGCAAAATTCATAATGCAAAAATTAAACGGGGCATGCGCCGAGCTGTGGAAAACGGATATCGGCCTGAACGAAATTTTAAAAATAAACATAGACGAGAAGGACGGGAACGAATCGAAGTACCCATTGAAGAAATTGTCAAGTTGCGGGATAAAGGGCTGACATTCCAAGAAATTGCTTCCACTTTAAGAGGGTTGGGATATGATGTAAGCAAAGCAACGGTACATCGTAGATATATAGAATATAAAGAGAGACTTGAAGACTAA
- a CDS encoding DUF896 domain-containing protein, with protein MLSKEKIARINELTKKAREGKLTEAEAKERTMLRKEYLEAFRESFRQTIENVQIYDVEGNDVTPEKIKELRRNKLN; from the coding sequence ATGTTATCAAAAGAAAAAATTGCCCGTATCAATGAATTAACAAAAAAAGCCAGAGAGGGTAAATTAACAGAAGCAGAAGCAAAAGAGCGGACAATGCTCAGAAAAGAATATTTAGAGGCTTTCCGGGAAAGTTTTAGACAAACTATCGAGAATGTCCAAATTTATGATGTGGAAGGCAATGATGTAACACCTGAAAAAATAAAAGAGCTTCGCCGCAACAAATTAAATTAA
- the tkt gene encoding transketolase translates to MTTTADLLAINAIRTLSIDAIEKANSGHPGLPMGAAPMAYTLWTKQMRHNPKNPKWFNRDRFILSAGHGSMLLYSLLHLSGYDLEMEEIKNFRQWGSKTPGHPEYGHTVGVEATTGPLGQGIAMAVGMAMAERHLASMYNKPGYEIVNHYTYALCGDGDLMEGVASEAISLAGHLQLEKLIVLYDSNDISLDGDLSKAFSENIQKRFEACGWNYLRVEDGTDLEAINEAIQKAKESKGKPTLIEVKTIIGYGSPNKSGKSDVHGAPLGADELKLTKEFYGWKHEPFEIPDEVYETFKAAIEANGVQAEAEWNEMFEKYQKEYPELAKQFIQAINNELPEDFDAELPTYEPGKSVATRSSSGDAINALAKKIPYFFGGSADLAGSNKTTIKGGGDFSAETPEGRNIWFGVREFAMGAALNGMALHGGLRVFGGTFFVFSDYVRPAVRLSALMGLPVTYVFTHDSIAVGEDGPTHEPIEHLASFRAMPNISVIRPADANESKEAWKLAIQSKDQPTILVLSRQNLPVLENTAELAKEGVAKGAYVVSPGTKETPDAILIATGSEVSLAVKAQAKLREEGIDVSVVSMPSIDRFEKQSEEYKEAVLPKAVTKRLAIEMGSSLGWHKYVGAEGDVLAIDTFGASAPGEVVMEKYGFTVENIVNKVKSL, encoded by the coding sequence ATGACAACTACAGCGGACTTATTAGCAATTAATGCAATCCGAACTTTATCCATTGATGCAATTGAAAAAGCAAATTCAGGGCATCCAGGACTTCCAATGGGTGCAGCTCCAATGGCTTACACATTATGGACAAAACAAATGCGCCATAATCCAAAAAATCCAAAATGGTTTAACCGCGACCGTTTCATTCTTTCAGCTGGACATGGATCCATGCTGCTATACAGCTTGCTTCATTTAAGCGGCTACGACTTAGAAATGGAAGAAATCAAAAATTTCCGCCAATGGGGTTCAAAAACGCCAGGGCATCCTGAATATGGCCACACTGTTGGGGTGGAAGCAACAACTGGCCCTCTTGGACAAGGCATTGCCATGGCAGTTGGAATGGCAATGGCAGAACGTCATTTAGCAAGCATGTATAATAAACCAGGTTATGAAATTGTCAACCATTATACGTATGCCCTTTGCGGCGATGGAGATTTAATGGAAGGCGTTGCAAGTGAAGCCATTTCATTAGCAGGACACTTGCAACTTGAAAAATTAATTGTCCTTTACGATTCCAATGATATTTCATTAGATGGCGACCTTTCAAAAGCATTCTCTGAAAACATTCAAAAACGTTTTGAAGCATGTGGATGGAATTACTTGCGTGTGGAAGACGGAACAGATTTAGAGGCTATTAATGAAGCCATTCAAAAAGCAAAAGAATCAAAGGGTAAACCTACATTAATTGAAGTAAAAACGATTATCGGCTATGGTTCTCCAAATAAATCAGGCAAATCTGATGTTCACGGGGCGCCCCTTGGAGCGGATGAATTGAAGTTAACAAAAGAATTTTACGGCTGGAAGCATGAACCATTTGAAATTCCAGATGAAGTATACGAAACATTTAAAGCGGCTATTGAAGCAAATGGTGTGCAAGCAGAAGCTGAATGGAACGAGATGTTCGAAAAATATCAAAAAGAATATCCGGAACTTGCAAAACAATTCATTCAAGCTATAAATAACGAACTTCCAGAAGATTTTGATGCAGAGCTGCCTACTTATGAACCAGGCAAATCGGTTGCAACACGTTCTTCTTCCGGTGACGCAATTAATGCATTAGCGAAGAAAATTCCTTACTTCTTCGGAGGAAGTGCCGACCTTGCTGGTTCAAACAAAACAACCATTAAAGGCGGCGGTGATTTCTCCGCTGAGACACCTGAAGGACGAAACATTTGGTTCGGCGTACGCGAATTTGCGATGGGAGCAGCATTAAACGGTATGGCGTTACACGGCGGATTAAGAGTATTTGGAGGTACCTTCTTTGTATTCTCTGACTACGTTCGCCCAGCTGTTCGTTTGTCCGCATTGATGGGATTGCCAGTAACATATGTATTTACTCACGATTCCATCGCTGTTGGTGAAGATGGCCCAACCCATGAACCAATCGAACATTTAGCATCTTTCCGGGCAATGCCAAATATTTCTGTGATTCGTCCAGCTGATGCAAATGAATCAAAGGAAGCATGGAAGCTTGCCATTCAATCAAAAGACCAGCCAACTATTTTAGTGTTATCCCGCCAAAACTTGCCTGTGCTTGAAAACACAGCTGAGTTGGCAAAAGAAGGCGTGGCAAAAGGTGCTTATGTTGTATCACCTGGCACAAAAGAAACGCCGGATGCGATTTTAATCGCTACAGGTTCTGAAGTTTCCTTGGCTGTGAAAGCCCAAGCAAAATTGCGAGAAGAAGGAATCGATGTATCTGTTGTATCCATGCCTTCCATCGATCGTTTTGAAAAACAATCTGAAGAATATAAAGAAGCTGTCTTGCCTAAAGCAGTGACAAAGCGTTTAGCCATCGAAATGGGATCTTCTTTAGGCTGGCACAAGTATGTTGGCGCTGAAGGAGACGTGCTTGCTATTGATACATTCGGTGCAAGTGCGCCAGGTGAAGTAGTGATGGAGAAATATGGCTTTACTGTTGAAAATATTGTGAATAAAGTGAAATCCTTATAA
- a CDS encoding response regulator transcription factor: protein MIKVFIADDHEMVRIGVSTYLSAQPDMTVVGEAANGKEAVEKVIQLKPNIDIILMDNVMPVMNGAEATREILKSWPEAKIMMVTSFLDDDKVYPALKAGAISYILKTSNAKQIADAIRKTVQGESVLEPEVTSKMIHRMRNTGAPPLHEQLTEREMEVLLLIAKGKSNQEIADELFIALKTVKTHVSNILSKLEVQDRTQAVVYAFQNGLVK from the coding sequence ATGATTAAAGTGTTCATTGCCGATGATCACGAAATGGTTCGCATTGGCGTCTCCACTTACCTCTCTGCTCAACCGGATATGACCGTAGTGGGAGAAGCTGCAAATGGAAAAGAAGCAGTCGAAAAAGTGATTCAGTTAAAGCCAAATATTGATATTATTTTAATGGATAATGTTATGCCGGTCATGAACGGGGCTGAAGCAACAAGGGAAATTTTAAAAAGCTGGCCAGAAGCCAAAATTATGATGGTGACAAGTTTCCTTGATGATGATAAAGTTTATCCTGCATTGAAAGCGGGAGCCATCAGCTATATTTTAAAAACGTCCAATGCCAAACAAATTGCCGATGCGATTCGAAAAACGGTTCAAGGCGAGTCGGTATTGGAGCCTGAAGTCACATCGAAAATGATTCATCGGATGCGCAATACGGGAGCCCCCCCTCTTCATGAACAATTGACTGAGCGGGAAATGGAAGTGCTGCTTCTTATTGCAAAAGGAAAATCCAATCAAGAAATTGCCGATGAACTCTTTATTGCATTGAAAACGGTGAAAACCCATGTCAGCAACATCCTTTCCAAATTGGAAGTGCAAGACCGCACTCAAGCCGTTGTTTATGCCTTTCAAAACGGGCTTGTGAAGTGA
- a CDS encoding sensor histidine kinase, protein MISLLFRTLAISIILISMFFGVFYLLYDVPNAAEWSPLWENTYNDMPLGAIILCSVFLISFVISLWWMISEKSKEFITFKYVKQLAEPELTVKSNVSFPLRKALKEANELIDTQRKSLQRLSNEKAEANDKIIQERIIAERQRLARELHDSVSQQLFAASMLLSSITEMDTPPENAKQILQQIEKLVQQAQLEMRALLLHLRPIALNNNTLAQGLKDLIFELKQKVNFEIEFQIEEIQLSRAQEDHLFRIAQEALSNTLRHAKATEVEMLLVKRHHLAILRIQDNGRGFDMNEEKNSTSYGLKNIAERAVEIGANYKIVSVPGEGTIVEVKVPLKEEEKSSEEEVQETGGASND, encoded by the coding sequence ATGATATCACTTTTATTCCGCACCCTTGCGATCTCTATCATATTAATAAGCATGTTTTTCGGGGTTTTCTATTTATTATATGATGTTCCAAATGCTGCAGAGTGGAGCCCTTTATGGGAAAACACATATAATGACATGCCGCTTGGTGCCATCATTCTTTGCAGTGTGTTCCTCATCAGTTTTGTTATAAGTTTATGGTGGATGATTTCGGAAAAATCGAAGGAATTCATTACATTCAAATATGTGAAACAATTGGCAGAGCCGGAGCTTACAGTAAAAAGCAATGTATCCTTCCCTCTTCGAAAAGCATTAAAAGAAGCCAATGAATTAATCGACACACAGCGAAAAAGTTTGCAGCGGCTATCCAATGAAAAAGCGGAAGCCAACGACAAAATTATACAAGAGCGAATTATTGCAGAAAGACAAAGACTTGCAAGAGAGCTTCACGACTCCGTTTCTCAACAGCTATTTGCCGCATCGATGCTCCTTTCTTCCATCACCGAAATGGATACACCGCCAGAAAACGCCAAACAAATATTGCAGCAAATTGAGAAATTGGTGCAGCAAGCTCAATTGGAAATGCGGGCTTTGCTATTGCATCTTCGTCCAATTGCCTTAAACAATAATACCCTCGCCCAAGGGTTGAAAGATTTAATATTTGAATTAAAACAGAAGGTCAATTTTGAAATTGAATTTCAAATTGAAGAAATTCAACTTTCCAGAGCACAGGAAGACCATTTATTCCGCATTGCCCAAGAAGCATTATCAAATACTCTGCGCCATGCAAAGGCAACGGAAGTGGAAATGTTGCTCGTTAAAAGACACCATTTGGCGATTTTAAGAATTCAAGACAACGGCCGCGGATTTGATATGAATGAAGAGAAAAACTCCACTTCATACGGTTTAAAAAATATTGCTGAACGGGCTGTGGAAATCGGAGCGAACTATAAAATCGTCTCCGTTCCAGGCGAAGGAACGATTGTTGAAGTAAAAGTGCCTTTGAAGGAGGAAGAAAAATCTTCAGAGGAAGAAGTACAGGAAACGGGAGGTGCGTCTAATGATTAA
- the liaF gene encoding cell wall-active antibiotics response protein LiaF: MNNFTTKQLTTGILIMLLIFFVELTFFNNGGAFFLILGAFFLYRSFSKGKKIYFWIGALFFFIALLTIWSLRLFIVCILIYILYKNATNQHKETAIQGEHFEQGMIQKNDLLLPSSMPPMEHYKWQDILIQNFLGDYTIDATETILPSGTSVITIRQGIGKVTIILPYEIPFKLQYSTLIGEAKLLDYPPKRLWNERITFEDGNPVNSKRKLVIHVATWLGDVEVIRK; encoded by the coding sequence TTGAACAATTTTACGACGAAACAGTTAACAACGGGGATTCTCATCATGCTGCTGATTTTCTTTGTTGAGTTAACCTTCTTTAATAATGGTGGTGCCTTCTTTTTAATACTTGGGGCATTCTTCCTTTACCGAAGTTTCTCTAAAGGGAAAAAAATCTATTTTTGGATCGGCGCTTTATTTTTCTTCATCGCCCTATTAACGATTTGGAGTTTACGTTTATTCATCGTCTGTATATTGATTTATATTTTGTATAAAAATGCAACGAATCAACATAAAGAAACGGCCATTCAAGGGGAACACTTTGAACAGGGAATGATTCAAAAAAACGATTTGCTGCTTCCCTCTTCTATGCCGCCGATGGAACATTATAAATGGCAAGATATTCTAATTCAAAATTTTCTTGGGGATTACACTATTGATGCAACAGAAACGATTTTACCCTCCGGCACTTCGGTCATCACCATTCGCCAAGGAATTGGGAAAGTCACCATCATCTTGCCTTATGAAATCCCATTCAAACTTCAATATTCCACTCTGATTGGAGAAGCCAAATTATTGGATTATCCACCAAAGCGGTTATGGAATGAGCGAATAACTTTTGAAGACGGCAATCCTGTAAACTCTAAAAGAAAATTGGTCATTCATGTCGCCACATGGCTCGGGGATGTGGAGGTGATTCGAAAATGA
- a CDS encoding PspA/IM30 family protein, whose product MMDLLKRFRYTLEADLHALFDKKEEKNPIAMLNQYIREAEKMTEQTGKLLERQRKLKEELEQKLKATGEMLEKRTKQLELAKASGEEDLILFAAQEVEVYKSRQNILSESLEQAANEIIQLEQKFEMMKHKIEDMKVRQLQLMGKENVVRANVKMNRVFDSNDMDFQNLSTYIDHLSNKIEKNYEHTQLETRLALLEQKQLNTSSKETIEP is encoded by the coding sequence ATGATGGATTTATTGAAACGATTCCGCTATACGCTTGAAGCAGATTTGCACGCCCTCTTTGATAAAAAGGAAGAAAAAAACCCGATTGCTATGTTGAATCAATACATCCGTGAAGCTGAAAAAATGACGGAACAAACAGGGAAACTTTTAGAAAGGCAAAGAAAATTAAAAGAAGAATTGGAACAAAAATTAAAAGCCACAGGAGAAATGCTGGAGAAAAGAACAAAACAGCTGGAGTTGGCAAAAGCAAGCGGAGAAGAAGACTTAATTCTCTTTGCAGCCCAAGAAGTGGAGGTTTACAAGAGCCGCCAAAACATATTGTCTGAAAGCTTAGAACAGGCAGCCAATGAAATCATTCAATTAGAACAAAAATTTGAAATGATGAAACATAAAATTGAAGATATGAAAGTTCGACAATTGCAATTAATGGGGAAAGAAAATGTCGTTCGGGCAAATGTGAAAATGAACCGCGTATTTGATTCAAACGATATGGATTTTCAAAATCTATCAACCTACATCGATCATTTATCAAACAAAATAGAAAAAAATTATGAACATACCCAATTGGAAACGCGTTTAGCGCTGCTTGAACAAAAACAATTAAATACGTCCTCGAAGGAAACAATCGAACCATGA
- a CDS encoding ABC transporter permease translates to MKKLLLLLLAILLVGIVLATLGPLMGLAFALLFIFLGMHYYVKSNSIVSKVLWIFVGMLGIMMAASNIPALVGLAAIILLYVIYKKWKDEDVSFSTKEEDDPFTNFENEWSKIQNKERF, encoded by the coding sequence ATGAAAAAATTACTTTTACTGCTACTTGCCATCCTTTTAGTTGGCATCGTCCTTGCAACTTTAGGGCCATTAATGGGGCTTGCCTTTGCACTTTTATTCATCTTCCTCGGAATGCACTATTATGTAAAAAGCAATTCCATTGTAAGCAAAGTGCTATGGATTTTCGTTGGCATGCTTGGCATTATGATGGCAGCGTCCAATATCCCAGCACTCGTTGGACTTGCTGCAATCATCCTCTTATATGTCATCTACAAAAAATGGAAGGATGAAGATGTTTCTTTTTCAACAAAGGAAGAAGATGATCCATTTACAAATTTTGAAAATGAATGGTCCAAAATTCAAAATAAGGAGAGATTTTAA
- the sirA gene encoding sporulation inhibitor of replication protein SirA: MRVYSIFNIKKQYQSFVFGRERMLLEMVAKIDDQKESSAKKQLSYICEPMEGKVEGKIYEHLQKCFPDMHWIGDYLGFEHKLKGRIKIKVYEYYIEAICEGSRMLDLDLFQCLSQMNDSFLAFNKEEYECGWLKPVKYASYR; the protein is encoded by the coding sequence ATGCGAGTATATTCAATATTTAATATAAAAAAACAATATCAGTCATTTGTTTTTGGAAGGGAAAGAATGCTGCTAGAGATGGTGGCAAAAATAGATGACCAAAAAGAGTCCTCTGCCAAAAAACAATTAAGTTATATATGTGAACCAATGGAAGGGAAAGTTGAGGGGAAAATATACGAACATCTACAAAAATGTTTTCCTGATATGCACTGGATCGGTGATTATTTAGGATTTGAACATAAATTAAAAGGGCGTATTAAAATCAAAGTATATGAGTATTATATTGAAGCGATTTGTGAAGGCTCTCGCATGTTGGATTTAGATTTGTTCCAATGCTTGAGCCAAATGAATGATTCATTTCTTGCGTTTAATAAAGAAGAATACGAATGTGGTTGGTTAAAGCCGGTGAAATATGCGTCGTATCGTTGA
- a CDS encoding PhaP protein yields the protein MAKEQIAKGVDLVWDSWINSLKTIEKVQEDFEKRALQAFNVQKEFIESSVSALNAIEEEAKKASKEWQERLENSLQNLGKEGQFIEISKWLESVQEITEKAQNLAWKPNNALLDLFANAQKQIEITLQQAIEQQKQERIETISKIEEIASQLKETHKKLLAVAD from the coding sequence ATGGCAAAAGAGCAAATTGCAAAAGGTGTAGATTTAGTATGGGATAGCTGGATTAATAGCTTAAAAACCATCGAAAAAGTACAAGAAGATTTCGAAAAAAGAGCACTTCAAGCATTTAATGTCCAAAAAGAATTCATTGAGTCTTCCGTAAGTGCACTCAATGCAATTGAAGAAGAAGCAAAAAAAGCTTCAAAAGAATGGCAAGAAAGACTTGAAAACAGCTTACAAAATTTGGGCAAAGAAGGCCAATTCATTGAAATATCCAAATGGCTTGAAAGCGTTCAAGAAATTACAGAAAAAGCACAAAACCTGGCTTGGAAACCAAACAATGCGCTGCTTGATTTATTTGCCAATGCTCAAAAACAAATCGAGATCACCCTTCAACAAGCCATTGAACAACAAAAACAAGAACGCATAGAAACAATCAGCAAGATTGAAGAAATCGCTAGCCAACTAAAAGAAACTCATAAAAAACTGTTAGCGGTGGCTGATTGA